One Phoenix dactylifera cultivar Barhee BC4 chromosome 14, palm_55x_up_171113_PBpolish2nd_filt_p, whole genome shotgun sequence DNA window includes the following coding sequences:
- the LOC103714314 gene encoding NDR1/HIN1-like protein 10, translating into MHQGQEAMGRTYYGAPIPPEQHYEQRHRSCYCCLLSTLIKTIIAFCLALGITLLVLWLVFRPSKVEVSVEKASLTSFNLTTSPTNLYYNLSADISIRNPNKRIGICYDWLEADPYYQGHRFDWEALPSFYQGHKNTTMLYPVLKGNSAIGLGDSEIEEFKKENETSFFNVDIWLIGQVRYKFGSVTTRRYTMRVKCELGLPLAAHRTSGASSFTRTECDVVDY; encoded by the coding sequence ATGCATCAAGGACAAGAAGCCATGGGAAGAACTTATTACGGCGCTCCAATCCCTCCAGAGCAGCACTATGAGCAAAGACACCGCAGTTGCTACTGTTGTCTCCTCAGCACCCTTATCAAAACCATCATAGCCTTCTGTTTAGCTCTTGGCATCACCCTCCTAGTCCTTTGGCTAGTCTTTCGCCCCAGCAAGGTCGAAGTTAGCGTGGAGAAGGCCTCCCTCACGAGCTTCAATCTAACCACCAGCCCCACCAATCTCTACTACAACCTTAGTGCCGATATCAGCATCCGGAACCCTAACAAGAGGATTGGAATATGTTATGATTGGCTCGAAGCCGACCCCTACTACCAGGGCCACAGGTTTGATTGGGAAGCACTCCCCTCCTTCTACCAAGGCCACAAGAACACAACCATGCTGTACCCAGTCTTGAAGGGGAACTCGGCTATTGGACTGGGAGATTCGGAAATCGAGGAGTTCAAGAAGGAGAACGAGACCAGCTTCTTTAACGTGGACATCTGGCTCATTGGGCAGGTACGATACAAGTTTGGATCGGTGACCACAAGGCGATACACCATGAGAGTGAAGTGCGAGTTGGGACTTCCTTTAGCTGCTCATCGAACTTCAGGTGCCTCCAGCTTTACAAGGACCGAGTGCGATGTTgtggattactaa